The Microbulbifer sp. YPW1 genome contains a region encoding:
- a CDS encoding type VI secretion system contractile sheath domain-containing protein, with amino-acid sequence MNRATLNTSGTIFGEQSEGDHGSILHHGAKLKVAILGDFSGRASGKQCDPGSIATRRAHRLRKDNFEMLFEQLQVSIHLPLMDQPLHLLEFDDLHPDYLYQRVPLFKKFIELEKQLLTPAEFSRAADEIQQWRPELAELDTSSSSAAGGLSARSMLDAILSGQAYQEEYQSSATGQIDQLIKDIVAPYVQQKPDANQGVYLEAVAQAASEAMRKVMHHSDFRQIEASWRSLHLLLRRLDDHPGLELHLIDISKEEILADLAQAEDDLEKSQLFQRLVAGEAVAGGIPYNLILGDFFIEDEERDLHMLIDLATIAQAAGSALVMGGDSRLAGCASLAGSMDPDDWHYPLSEEFASSWQAVREYDACAHVALAAPRFMLRLPYGADTARTESFKFEELTPELGHQYYLWGNGAYLLGLSLCSEFVTRGQPTAVASDIYSDLPLHLRRLPQGQWMTPCAEALMTDTGAARFQSAGLSTLRSVQGRDEILLPKLQSLAGTALSGPWS; translated from the coding sequence ATGAACAGGGCGACGTTAAACACCTCGGGAACGATTTTTGGCGAGCAGAGTGAGGGTGATCACGGCTCCATTTTGCACCATGGTGCCAAATTGAAGGTTGCGATACTGGGTGACTTCAGTGGTCGCGCAAGTGGTAAGCAATGTGATCCGGGCAGCATTGCCACGCGAAGGGCCCACCGGTTGCGCAAAGACAATTTTGAGATGTTGTTCGAGCAGTTGCAGGTAAGCATCCACCTCCCGCTGATGGATCAGCCGTTGCACCTGCTGGAGTTCGACGACCTGCACCCTGATTACCTGTATCAGCGGGTGCCCCTGTTCAAGAAGTTTATCGAGCTGGAAAAACAGCTGCTAACACCGGCCGAGTTCTCGCGCGCCGCCGATGAGATTCAGCAATGGCGACCGGAGCTGGCGGAACTGGATACGTCTTCGTCCAGTGCCGCAGGTGGGTTGTCAGCGCGCTCGATGCTGGATGCCATACTCTCCGGGCAGGCGTATCAGGAGGAATACCAGTCCAGTGCCACGGGGCAAATCGATCAACTGATCAAAGACATCGTTGCGCCCTATGTGCAGCAAAAACCCGATGCCAACCAGGGCGTATATCTGGAAGCGGTTGCCCAGGCTGCCTCGGAGGCCATGCGCAAGGTCATGCACCACAGTGACTTTCGCCAGATAGAAGCCAGCTGGAGAAGCCTGCATCTGTTGCTGCGCCGCCTCGACGATCATCCAGGCCTGGAGCTTCATCTGATCGATATCAGTAAGGAAGAGATACTGGCGGACCTGGCCCAGGCAGAAGATGATCTGGAGAAATCGCAGCTGTTTCAGCGTCTGGTCGCGGGCGAGGCGGTGGCCGGGGGAATACCCTACAACCTGATCCTGGGGGATTTCTTTATCGAGGATGAAGAGCGGGATCTGCACATGCTGATCGACCTGGCTACCATCGCCCAGGCCGCAGGCAGCGCGCTGGTGATGGGGGGCGACAGCCGCCTCGCCGGCTGCGCAAGTCTCGCAGGTTCCATGGATCCCGATGACTGGCACTACCCGCTGTCGGAAGAGTTCGCCAGCAGCTGGCAAGCCGTGCGGGAATATGACGCCTGTGCACATGTGGCACTGGCTGCTCCCCGGTTTATGTTGCGCCTGCCTTACGGTGCGGATACCGCACGTACCGAGAGCTTCAAGTTTGAAGAACTCACTCCAGAGCTTGGCCACCAGTACTATCTGTGGGGCAATGGTGCCTACCTGCTGGGGCTGTCCCTGTGCAGTGAATTTGTTACCCGCGGCCAGCCCACCGCTGTTGCTTCCGACATCTACTCGGATCTTCCCCTGCATTTGCGTCGCCTGCCCCAGGGACAGTGGATGACACCCTGTGCCGAAGCCCTTATGACAGATACTGGCGCCGCGCGTTTTCAGTCTGCCGGACTTTCCACCCTGCGCTCGGTACAGGGGCGGGATGAAATCCTGTTGCCAAAACTACAGTCCCTTGCCGGAACCGCGCTCAGCGGGCCTTGGAGTTGA
- a CDS encoding transposase, which yields MPRLPRLNLIDIPQHIVQVGHNNLPCFYGEEDYQFYLTSLRNAADQYRVEVHAYVLLPNMVQIIATPRVPDGISSMMQSLGRRYVQFVNHKYKRSGTLWAGRYKSSLIDSDAYLLTCYRYVELRPLYLGLADSLGAYPWSSFSHHASNEESDVITDHRLYQELGETSQQRAEAYRKLFRYRFDRRLLEYIAETIKLGQILGGDVFKDKIEQIANQRVRPLKRGRPRKNTKRKTTAETPVTDCADSVPALNTELIPPLKEKTDEVGCATGGEKPVTMDTGV from the coding sequence ATGCCCCGTCTCCCGAGACTCAATCTGATTGATATTCCCCAACATATCGTTCAGGTAGGCCACAATAACCTGCCCTGTTTTTATGGTGAGGAAGATTATCAGTTTTATCTGACCAGCCTGCGCAATGCGGCAGACCAGTATCGGGTCGAGGTTCACGCCTACGTATTGCTGCCCAATATGGTCCAGATCATTGCTACGCCAAGAGTGCCCGACGGTATTTCGTCGATGATGCAATCGTTGGGGCGGCGTTACGTGCAGTTTGTAAATCACAAGTACAAACGTTCTGGCACGCTCTGGGCGGGACGCTACAAGTCCAGCCTGATCGATTCAGATGCTTACCTTCTTACCTGCTATCGCTATGTGGAATTGCGTCCGCTTTACCTTGGGCTTGCAGATTCCCTTGGTGCTTATCCGTGGTCCAGCTTCAGCCATCACGCAAGCAATGAAGAAAGTGACGTGATTACCGATCACCGGCTTTACCAGGAGCTGGGTGAGACATCGCAGCAGCGCGCCGAGGCCTATCGCAAGCTTTTCCGCTATCGCTTTGATCGACGGCTGCTCGAGTACATAGCCGAGACCATCAAACTCGGCCAGATACTCGGGGGCGACGTTTTCAAGGACAAAATCGAACAGATCGCCAACCAGCGGGTGCGACCTCTGAAGCGGGGCAGACCGCGAAAAAACACCAAGCGTAAAACCACCGCGGAGACTCCGGTAACTGACTGTGCTGATAGCGTTCCGGCACTGAATACGGAATTGATACCACCGCTAAAAGAAAAAACAGATGAGGTGGGATGCGCCACCGGGGGAGAAAAACCAGTGACTATGGATACCGGCGTATGA
- a CDS encoding Stp1/IreP family PP2C-type Ser/Thr phosphatase, translating to MEPIRLAVNGRTDIGQVREENEDSIRCHSSEDHPFAYVVVADGMGGYSGGATASGIAADTLQAQLNELLNTTFLSCSPQQQQLMLRAALVDAIGVANRKILDKKQTHPQFSHMGTTLVSAVIWQDFLVVAHIGDSRAYLWNNYGLQPLTKDHSVVQEMIDSGQLTPQQAQSSQVRNHITRALGVAEKVEATINSWTLKESALLLLCSDGLTEYLRDHDIERVMATYRPALECVYHFIDDANQRGGRDNISAGIIEFCNRTDAVVEFSGDPITLKPKQKEDITVRKTQR from the coding sequence ATGGAGCCCATCAGGCTGGCTGTCAATGGACGCACCGATATCGGCCAGGTGCGAGAAGAAAATGAAGACAGCATCCGCTGCCATAGCAGCGAGGACCACCCCTTTGCCTATGTCGTTGTTGCAGACGGCATGGGGGGATACAGTGGCGGCGCCACTGCGAGTGGAATTGCCGCCGACACCCTTCAGGCCCAGCTCAATGAACTGCTTAACACGACTTTCCTCTCCTGCTCACCGCAACAACAACAGCTGATGCTGCGCGCGGCCCTGGTAGACGCCATTGGCGTGGCCAACCGAAAAATTCTCGATAAAAAACAGACCCACCCGCAGTTTTCCCATATGGGGACTACCCTGGTTAGCGCTGTGATCTGGCAGGATTTCCTGGTGGTGGCACATATCGGTGATTCCCGCGCCTACCTCTGGAACAACTACGGCCTGCAGCCATTAACCAAGGATCACAGCGTGGTCCAGGAGATGATCGATTCCGGGCAACTGACTCCGCAACAGGCACAATCGTCCCAAGTACGTAATCATATTACCCGCGCACTGGGTGTCGCCGAGAAGGTCGAAGCGACCATAAACAGCTGGACACTGAAGGAAAGTGCGCTGCTTCTACTGTGCAGTGACGGTCTGACCGAATACTTGCGTGATCACGACATAGAGCGGGTTATGGCAACCTATCGCCCCGCTCTGGAATGTGTGTACCACTTTATCGATGATGCCAACCAGCGCGGTGGGCGCGACAATATCAGCGCGGGGATTATCGAGTTCTGCAATCGTACGGATGCGGTTGTTGAATTCTCCGGGGACCCGATCACGCTAAAACCGAAGCAAAAAGAAGACATCACTGTAAGAAAGACACAGCGCTGA
- a CDS encoding DUF6531 domain-containing protein, with product MTPESLVGFIPSVLADLAPPRQPQSPGDVFAICKWLRSPENGTFVPFEVKNPLWPDAPIIKPNDYCLANFSNPAIFHLPENTPVQLCNYPGTNFSGELLPTISQSAVVCGHVIAANGEVAFSRTDFVLPGPFNFSWQRFYRQSADDNLGLGTGWRHTLSEHLQLPEPGSDSSNKVVLNTAEGRSIVFDLPAIGHGSFNRSERLCLLRQSLHSFRISAFDQPDKIFRADGAGRNVPLSEIRDSFGNTLTVDYQDGRPHKIVTSWGRTLDFVYREGLLQEISDIPGNSEHAPLCAYQFDDNQYLRAVASSHGGNKTYSARRSEAYGYAQGKLSELSSDDAGHLTFTYDRIDRCRLLSVDQHQYLLRWSSGRRTCTLSSDDQHDIQWQFDTRGNTISRRQQGRETRRRYDHYRNLCLQVDSAGTDTVFRHDEFGRLVRCTRHGVHQHYIYDTQGRLLAAGVNSTDGPTAIWKLSYQEHSRPTQVIDPAGNHWHCDYDDKGQLRQLKDPEDGCVRLHWDAQSQLRELQRGDRQYHWQYDERGRPRAFDAGTAAASSWEYDTDGTLCKATLDAQIYTLRYDDHRRPCAIECDGETRLQWQYDDRGLVRHIRFAAGISWDLDYNHRRQLNGLRTGNSQFCWQYDAFGQLNQFFGDGDHQQREWQYDHGGRVTEYRDSDNHWFLEYNATGTLDQIRNNNGQQCSFHFDIHGRLLQATNDSCTLRYRYDQRDLLIAEHRDLLQENRSESLSISHQYDNRGWLRSSSSDSLNVTYTFAACGNLYGIDANGKMVLRCEQRDSSEAWSLGEHEIVKQYETGLLTGITLNGQHQLHPQYPQRPAHIPSAPVQFLLRAADGHTGLDPRGNVVDEVRSGQREAPRYHYQYDGWGLLHSAECGDFKTYFHYDPFGRRVGKISTHRRSRRQQRVFSHWSGLGLWGEVTARGGQQSSCHYLHHPITAVLVARALDTSDSGSETDKLQYYVTDDRGQLLAVLGDSERGDPIWQRKTSESAANTPRGPGSYRGREGIYDVETQLVYREFCYWHPANGTEEGNPSPASSAPLDIGQGRLMALHRDTPPARASGADHGTLPDHAVELLTGQSL from the coding sequence ATGACACCGGAAAGTCTGGTTGGTTTTATTCCTTCTGTTCTCGCTGATCTCGCCCCACCGCGACAGCCTCAGTCGCCCGGCGATGTCTTCGCTATCTGCAAGTGGTTGCGCAGCCCTGAAAATGGAACATTCGTACCATTTGAGGTAAAAAACCCACTGTGGCCCGACGCGCCGATCATCAAGCCGAACGATTACTGCCTGGCAAATTTTTCCAACCCTGCCATTTTCCATCTTCCCGAGAACACACCGGTTCAGCTCTGCAACTATCCGGGTACCAATTTTAGCGGCGAACTACTACCAACCATTTCCCAGAGCGCAGTTGTTTGCGGCCATGTAATCGCAGCCAACGGAGAGGTCGCTTTTTCGCGCACCGATTTCGTTCTGCCCGGACCTTTCAATTTTTCCTGGCAGCGCTTTTACCGACAAAGTGCAGATGACAATCTCGGGCTCGGAACCGGATGGCGGCATACACTCAGCGAACACCTGCAGCTTCCTGAACCGGGATCCGACAGTAGCAACAAAGTTGTATTAAATACGGCCGAAGGGCGCAGTATCGTTTTCGATCTTCCCGCCATCGGTCATGGCAGCTTCAATCGCAGCGAGCGACTTTGCCTACTTCGCCAGAGCCTGCACAGTTTCCGCATCTCCGCATTTGACCAGCCCGATAAAATATTTCGCGCAGATGGTGCCGGCCGCAATGTGCCACTTAGTGAAATCAGGGATAGCTTCGGCAACACACTAACGGTCGATTATCAGGATGGGCGACCACACAAGATCGTGACATCCTGGGGACGCACCCTAGACTTTGTTTACCGGGAAGGGCTTCTGCAGGAAATTTCCGATATACCTGGAAACTCGGAGCACGCGCCCCTGTGTGCTTACCAGTTTGATGACAATCAGTATCTTCGCGCTGTAGCCAGCAGTCACGGCGGCAATAAAACTTACTCTGCACGCCGCAGTGAAGCGTATGGCTATGCACAAGGAAAACTCAGCGAGTTAAGCAGCGATGATGCCGGCCATCTCACATTTACCTACGACCGCATTGATCGCTGTCGCCTGCTCAGCGTGGACCAGCATCAATACCTGTTGCGCTGGTCATCCGGGCGACGCACCTGCACGCTGTCGAGTGACGACCAACACGATATCCAGTGGCAGTTCGACACCCGCGGAAATACCATCAGCCGCCGTCAGCAAGGACGCGAGACCCGTCGTCGCTACGACCACTATCGCAACCTGTGCCTGCAAGTAGACAGCGCAGGGACAGACACCGTATTTCGCCACGATGAATTCGGCAGACTTGTGCGCTGTACCCGCCACGGAGTACACCAGCATTATATTTACGACACCCAGGGACGATTGCTGGCTGCCGGGGTAAATAGCACCGACGGCCCCACTGCTATCTGGAAATTGTCCTATCAGGAACACTCGCGACCGACGCAGGTGATCGACCCTGCGGGCAATCACTGGCACTGCGACTACGATGACAAAGGCCAACTGCGTCAGTTGAAGGACCCGGAGGATGGCTGTGTCAGACTGCACTGGGACGCACAGTCGCAACTGCGGGAATTGCAACGCGGTGATCGCCAGTATCACTGGCAGTACGACGAGCGGGGAAGGCCAAGGGCATTTGACGCGGGCACGGCAGCGGCAAGCAGCTGGGAATACGATACTGACGGCACTTTGTGCAAGGCCACACTGGATGCACAAATCTATACCTTGCGCTACGACGATCACCGCCGCCCCTGTGCCATCGAATGTGACGGAGAAACCCGGCTCCAGTGGCAATACGACGATCGCGGCCTTGTGCGTCACATCCGTTTTGCTGCAGGCATATCCTGGGACCTGGATTACAATCACCGCCGACAGCTTAACGGGCTGCGCACCGGCAACTCTCAATTCTGCTGGCAATACGATGCCTTCGGCCAGTTGAATCAGTTTTTCGGCGATGGGGATCATCAACAGCGGGAGTGGCAGTACGATCACGGCGGTCGCGTGACGGAATACCGCGACAGTGATAACCACTGGTTTCTGGAGTACAACGCCACAGGCACCCTGGATCAGATCCGCAACAATAACGGGCAGCAGTGCAGCTTCCACTTCGATATTCACGGTCGCCTGCTGCAGGCCACAAACGACAGCTGTACCCTGCGCTACCGCTACGACCAGCGCGATTTGCTCATCGCCGAACACCGCGACCTGCTGCAGGAAAACCGCAGTGAAAGTCTTAGCATCAGCCACCAGTACGATAACCGCGGCTGGCTGCGCAGCTCCAGTTCCGACAGTCTCAATGTCACCTACACCTTTGCAGCTTGCGGGAATCTCTACGGTATCGATGCCAATGGCAAGATGGTGCTGCGCTGCGAGCAACGGGACAGCAGCGAGGCCTGGAGCCTGGGCGAACACGAAATCGTCAAGCAGTATGAAACCGGTCTCCTGACTGGCATTACGCTGAACGGACAACATCAATTACACCCCCAGTATCCCCAACGGCCCGCTCATATACCGAGCGCACCGGTACAATTTCTACTGCGTGCGGCGGACGGACACACGGGGCTCGACCCACGCGGCAATGTGGTCGACGAAGTGCGCAGCGGCCAGCGCGAAGCACCGCGCTACCATTACCAGTACGATGGCTGGGGGCTTCTGCACAGTGCCGAATGCGGCGATTTCAAAACCTATTTCCATTACGATCCATTCGGGCGCCGGGTGGGCAAAATCAGCACCCATCGCCGCTCGCGGCGGCAGCAGCGGGTATTCAGCCACTGGTCCGGTCTCGGCCTGTGGGGTGAAGTGACCGCGCGCGGCGGCCAGCAAAGTAGCTGCCACTACCTCCATCACCCCATCACTGCTGTACTGGTGGCGCGCGCGCTCGACACTTCGGACAGCGGAAGTGAAACAGACAAGCTGCAGTACTATGTCACCGACGATCGCGGACAGCTGCTGGCGGTACTGGGCGACAGCGAACGGGGCGATCCAATCTGGCAAAGAAAAACATCGGAATCTGCAGCGAATACACCGCGCGGTCCTGGTAGCTACCGGGGCCGCGAGGGTATCTACGATGTGGAAACCCAGCTCGTATACCGGGAGTTTTGCTACTGGCATCCCGCCAATGGGACGGAAGAGGGCAACCCCTCGCCAGCCAGCAGCGCACCTCTGGATATTGGTCAGGGGCGCTTGATGGCACTGCACCGGGACACACCGCCGGCCCGCGCCTCAGGCGCGGACCATGGCACGCTTCCAGACCATGCGGTGGAACTGCTCACGGGCCAGAGCCTTTAA
- a CDS encoding lytic polysaccharide monooxygenase, with translation MNYTTAVSRTRPSPVTTRQGSGPLRALTLFALCALPGLDAHAHGTMEVPESRIYNCFLNNPENPSDPACAAAKAVGGTQPFYDWNEINQANAAGDHRALIPDGQLCSGGRSKYAGMDLARSDWQATPITPKADGTFDFTFWATAPHSTNEWVFYITRSGYTGDQPLKWGDLFEFCRLGNVPVGADKRYTLNCPLPQLTGKHVIYTTWQRSDSPEAFYTCTDVILGDGTPSIWADEGALQAYSDLAAGSEVRLRLFNNSGNDLETITLQIEQDSTAEAWALAFANTVNTQSQYARIGILDPSSDTITPVESASENRVYTQAELNLNHEVDIQPADTNRAPTAVITATPGSVTGAGSVNLSAADSSDPDGNTLSYNWQVVAGSGAVLSAVSEQDVVLDLSAPVATQDVVIELTVSDGQASASSSVSITHTPESSGGNDYDHVYPEGIGSYTPGQTVVLGSDGNRYQCRAFPEGQWCNINSPYHYAPGTGSNWGDAWIRL, from the coding sequence ATGAATTACACCACCGCAGTTTCGCGAACACGGCCTTCACCGGTTACCACCCGGCAAGGCAGCGGCCCGCTGCGGGCGCTCACCTTGTTCGCATTGTGCGCCCTCCCCGGCCTCGACGCACACGCCCATGGCACCATGGAAGTCCCGGAAAGCCGCATTTACAACTGTTTTCTGAACAACCCGGAAAACCCATCGGACCCCGCCTGTGCCGCAGCCAAAGCCGTTGGTGGCACGCAACCGTTCTACGACTGGAATGAGATCAACCAGGCAAACGCTGCCGGTGACCACCGCGCACTGATCCCGGATGGCCAACTGTGTTCAGGGGGTCGCAGTAAATATGCCGGCATGGACCTGGCGCGCAGTGACTGGCAAGCGACTCCGATCACCCCCAAGGCGGATGGCACCTTTGATTTCACTTTCTGGGCAACTGCGCCCCACTCCACCAATGAATGGGTTTTCTACATCACCCGCTCGGGCTATACCGGCGACCAACCGCTGAAGTGGGGAGACCTGTTTGAATTCTGCCGCCTGGGCAATGTACCGGTAGGTGCGGACAAGCGTTACACCCTGAACTGCCCTCTGCCGCAACTGACCGGCAAGCATGTGATCTACACCACCTGGCAGCGATCCGACAGCCCGGAAGCGTTTTACACCTGTACAGACGTGATTCTCGGAGACGGCACTCCCAGCATCTGGGCCGATGAGGGTGCGCTGCAGGCGTATTCGGACCTGGCGGCGGGTAGCGAAGTACGCCTGCGTCTGTTCAATAACAGCGGCAACGACCTGGAAACCATCACCCTGCAGATCGAACAGGACAGCACCGCCGAAGCCTGGGCCCTGGCTTTTGCCAATACCGTGAATACCCAATCCCAGTATGCGCGTATCGGTATTCTCGACCCGTCCAGCGACACGATTACACCAGTGGAGAGTGCCTCAGAAAACCGCGTGTATACCCAGGCGGAATTGAACTTGAACCACGAAGTGGATATTCAGCCCGCGGATACAAACCGCGCGCCCACAGCGGTTATTACCGCCACCCCGGGCAGTGTGACCGGCGCTGGCAGCGTTAATCTTTCGGCAGCCGACTCCAGTGATCCCGACGGCAATACACTCAGCTACAACTGGCAGGTAGTCGCAGGCAGCGGCGCCGTCCTCAGCGCGGTCAGTGAACAGGATGTGGTGCTGGATTTGAGTGCGCCTGTTGCGACACAGGATGTGGTGATAGAGCTCACCGTATCGGACGGTCAAGCCAGTGCCAGCAGCAGTGTAAGCATCACCCACACACCGGAATCTTCCGGGGGTAATGACTACGATCACGTTTATCCGGAGGGCATTGGCAGCTATACCCCCGGGCAAACCGTGGTGCTGGGCAGTGACGGCAACCGCTATCAGTGCCGCGCTTTTCCCGAGGGTCAGTGGTGTAATATCAACAGCCCCTATCACTATGCGCCGGGCACCGGCAGCAACTGGGGAGATGCCTGGATCAGGCTGTAA
- a CDS encoding multidrug effflux MFS transporter: protein MKPELIKMALMLGLLSCVGPFAIDMYLPAMPAMAEDYGVPTAMSQYTLVSFFVAFGVCQLFYGPAADMFGRKPPLYLGLGIFLLASIGCALAPTIEWLIALRFVQGMGAASVMSIPRAIIRDRYTGTEATRLMTTVMLVISISPMLAPLVGSLLMAPFGWPSVFYAVAIATVASLLLIRFALPETLPREERVPLKVSAMLGAFRVLFRDAYFMGMTLIGGMGMASFFSFLSIAAFLYTDHYGLTPTQFSLAFALNALGFFLASQFAANLCERFGGVAVVKWAVTGFVVSATANLLVTLAGVDNFAVLVGLLLLGNSFLGLVVPTTMVLSLDDHGPIAGTAAALGGTMQMMLGAAAIGIVSAVFDGSPLILVAAIAICGVVAALLFALTLRQSPQAVAT from the coding sequence ATGAAACCCGAATTGATCAAGATGGCCCTGATGCTCGGGCTGCTCAGTTGTGTCGGTCCCTTTGCTATCGATATGTACCTGCCGGCCATGCCGGCAATGGCGGAAGATTACGGTGTGCCGACGGCCATGTCCCAGTACACCCTGGTTTCTTTTTTCGTAGCCTTCGGTGTCTGTCAGCTGTTCTACGGCCCGGCGGCGGATATGTTCGGGCGCAAGCCACCGCTGTATTTGGGCTTGGGAATTTTCCTGCTGGCGTCCATCGGCTGCGCTCTGGCCCCCACCATTGAATGGCTGATCGCGCTGCGTTTTGTACAGGGTATGGGGGCGGCTTCGGTCATGTCGATTCCGCGGGCGATTATCCGCGACCGTTACACCGGTACCGAGGCCACGCGCCTGATGACCACTGTGATGCTGGTGATCTCCATTTCACCGATGCTGGCACCGCTAGTTGGCAGCCTGCTGATGGCGCCATTTGGCTGGCCGTCGGTGTTCTATGCGGTAGCCATTGCCACGGTGGCCAGCCTGCTGTTGATCCGCTTTGCACTGCCGGAAACCCTGCCGAGGGAAGAAAGAGTGCCGTTGAAAGTTTCCGCCATGCTGGGTGCTTTCCGGGTGTTGTTCCGGGATGCCTATTTTATGGGCATGACCCTGATCGGGGGCATGGGGATGGCGAGCTTTTTCTCGTTCCTGTCCATCGCTGCGTTCCTGTACACAGACCACTACGGACTGACCCCGACCCAGTTCAGCCTGGCATTTGCACTCAATGCCCTGGGCTTCTTCCTGGCCAGCCAGTTTGCCGCCAATCTGTGTGAGCGCTTTGGCGGTGTCGCGGTAGTGAAGTGGGCGGTCACCGGCTTTGTCGTGAGCGCCACGGCGAACCTGCTGGTAACCCTCGCCGGTGTGGATAACTTTGCGGTGCTGGTGGGGTTGCTGTTGCTGGGAAATTCCTTTCTCGGTCTTGTCGTGCCGACCACCATGGTGCTGTCACTGGATGATCATGGACCTATTGCGGGTACCGCGGCCGCGCTCGGCGGCACCATGCAGATGATGCTGGGTGCGGCAGCCATCGGTATTGTGAGCGCGGTGTTTGATGGTTCACCGCTGATTCTGGTGGCCGCGATCGCTATTTGCGGTGTGGTGGCTGCGCTTTTGTTTGCGCTGACGTTGCGGCAATCTCCCCAGGCGGTTGCGACCTGA